The Streptomyces pratensis genomic interval CGAAGACAGGCCGGCGTCGTACGCCGACGACCCCAGGATCCACCACGTCGACACCCGCACCCTGCGCGGACTCGCCCACCCTCTGCGCATCCGGCTGCTGAACGCCCTGCGGGAGTTCGGCCCCGCCACCGCCTCCGGACTCGCCGACCGGCTCGGCGAGTCCAGCGGCGCCACGAGCTACCACCTGCGCCAGCTCGCGGCGTACGGCTTCGTCGAGGACGACCCGGAGCGCGGCAAGGGGCGCGAGCGGTGGTGGAAGGCCGTCCACACGGGCACGGTCTTCGGACACACCGAGAACTTCCTGCAACACCCGGACCCCGAGGTGCGCGGGGCCATCGGAGTCGTACTCCACGAGGTGGCGACCACCCACGCCCAGGAGCTGAACACCTGGCTCGGGACGCTGCACGAATGGCCTGAGGAGTGGCGTCAGGCCTTCGACCTCAGCGACTTCAAGCTGCGCCTCACCCCCGAACTCTCCCTTGAGCTCGCGGAGAAGATGCAGGAGCTGGTGAACAGCTACCGGGGCCGAGTCCCCGAGGGCACCGAGGGGTCGGCCGTCGTCCGCACCCACGTGCACGTGTTCCCGCGCCCC includes:
- a CDS encoding ArsR/SmtB family transcription factor; protein product: MPPNEPEDRPASYADDPRIHHVDTRTLRGLAHPLRIRLLNALREFGPATASGLADRLGESSGATSYHLRQLAAYGFVEDDPERGKGRERWWKAVHTGTVFGHTENFLQHPDPEVRGAIGVVLHEVATTHAQELNTWLGTLHEWPEEWRQAFDLSDFKLRLTPELSLELAEKMQELVNSYRGRVPEGTEGSAVVRTHVHVFPRPTD